The Accipiter gentilis chromosome 9, bAccGen1.1, whole genome shotgun sequence genome includes a region encoding these proteins:
- the LOC126042736 gene encoding lipase member M-like, with the protein MLLLLVALCLTQGLGGAVPHAGASHGNPERFMNISQKIRFHGYPSEEYDVLTEDGYFLSLNRIPHGKGDAGHSGSRSPVLIVHGFSLDGGDWVDNLPNSSLGFILADAGYDVWIGNSRGNSWSRRHLNLSVDQEEFWDFSFHEMAVYDLPAMVGFILRQTGQEKLFYIGHAQGNSLGFIAFSSMPQLAEKIKLFFVLAPLYTFHHVKGPVLKIAFLPDVVLKVIFGTKQLTLVGRKERATLAETCSNVLTAEVCENEIFLIGGYNKKNLNVSRLDVYLAHFPDYTSVKTLLHWGQTAKTGEFKQFDYGEKNQEKYNQTTPPLYRIEDMRVPTALWSGGEDWVNPPPETQRLLPRITNLIHQEHFADWNHFDHHWGQDAPQRMYKQMVALMEQNP; encoded by the exons atgttgctgctgctggtggccctATGCCTGACCCAGGGGCTTGGTGGCGCCGTCCCACACGCCGGAGCGAGCCACGGCAACCCTGAGCGGTTCATGAACATT AGCCAGAAGATCCGTTTCCACGGGTATCCCAGCGAGGAGTACGATGTGCTGACAGAGGACGGCTACTTCCTCAGCCTTAACCGGATTCCTCATGGCAAGGGGGATGCTGGGCACTCAG GATCCAGGTCACCCGTGTTGATAGTGCATGGCTTCAGTTTAGACGGTGGTGACTGGGTGGACAACCTCCCCAACAGTAGCCTGGGCTTCATCCTCGCAGACGCGGGGTACGATGTCTGGATCGGAAACAGCCGGGGCAACAGCTGGTCCCGCCGGCACCTGAACCTTTCTGTCGACCAAGAGGAGTTTTGGGATTTCAG CTTCCACGAGATGGCCGTGTATGACCTCCCTGCCATGGTGGGCTTCATCCTAAGGCAAACGGGGCAGGAAAAACTGTTCTACATAGGCCACGCTCAGGGCAACTCTCTGG gcTTCATAGCATTTTCGAGCATGCCGCAGCTGGCTGAGAAAATCAAACTCTTCTTTGTGCTGGCTCCTCTCTACACCTTTCATCACGTCAAAGGCCCCGTGTTAAAGATAGCATTCTTACCAGATGTGGTGCTGAAG GTGATATTTGGAACAAAACAGCTGACtctggtggggaggaaggagagagccaCCCTTGCAGAGACATGCAGCAACGtgctgacagctgaagtctgTGAAAATGAGATCTTCCTTATTGGCGGGTACAACAAGAAGAACTTGAATGTG AGCCGACTGGATGTATACCTAGCTCATTTTCCAGACTACACATCAGTAAAAACTCTTCTCCACTGGGGACAG ACTGCCAAAACTGGGGAGTTCAAGCAATTTGACTATGGGGAGAAGAACCAGGAGAAGTACAACCAG ACCACCCCCCCCTTGTACAGGATAGAAGACATGAGGGTGCCGACCGCCCTGTGGAGCGGTGGGGAGGACTGGGTGAATCCCCCTCCGGAGACCCAGCGCTTACTCCCACGCATCACCAACCTCATTCATCAGGAGCACTTCGCCGACTGGAACCACTTCGACCACCACTGGGGTCAGGATGCCCCTCAGCGCATGTACAAGCAAATGGTTGCTCTGATGGAGCAAAATCCATGA